The nucleotide sequence ACTTGGTTTGGATCATGTCCAATCACCAGGCGGATCCAAAATTTATAAGTCGTGAGTGCTTTAATAATTTTAGTATAAATTCACAGTGATCAAATTAAACATGATCATAGTTGGTGCTTATAGTCAATTATTGAATTTTTTAAGTATTATCTATGAATACATAACACATTTTGGCCAAAGTCAATGGATGTTTCAACACCCGTACCTCCAAACGTAAATCCGCCAAATGTGCCTAACGCATTCGCATAAGAATTTTCCTTTTATGAGCTGACTGGATACGAATTAAGGTTAACCAGAGCTCCAATACAAATACCGCACATCAGGTGtgtgtataaaataaaataaaaacaaatgagAGATGAGTATACAGTGGTTCTTGATTTTGGACATTGCAGTTGAGGGAAATGGATAAGTAATACAATATAGTACTAGCTAGTGGCCGAGTGCTAACTTGCAAATTGCATTAAAATTTGGGGGGAATCGTTGTGAAGAAATTTTCTACCATAGTTTTACAAAAACGTGATATTTAAACGCAATAAAAATGACTTATAGTTGTGATTCACAATTATGCAATCTATAGTCTTTCAAAATTTGCATTTCCTATTTTACCTTTTTGAAAACCAATTGTGTCGCCTGACATTTGCAAGCTAAGCTGAAATTTAATCAGAATTCAGAAACATCTTTCAACATTAGATTTGATGGAACAAAACAACAAATAATTTCATTGGTCATTAGAACTATTTTAGCATTTGCATTTCCTCTTTCACTGGTTTCTTTGCAAAAACATTGAAGCTTATTTATTATGCATGACACGTGCTATGATGGGAGTGAACTTGATCCTTCCTCAAAATCATACGTTACTTTATGATTGAAAAATGTAACATATAAATCCCAAAAACTTGAGTGTCCAAATAATTTAATTGACAAGATACGTGGCATGAGCTCAAATTATCTTACCAATAAATTCTTTGGTTGCACTCAGATTTTGAGTGTGATAACATGTTCATAAAGGTGATAGacaaaataaaagctaaaaattgaaataaataaaaaaattccaaacgTATACTAGCTTAGTTAGAAACAGAACAATATGAACGTAAATGACTGGTATAGAATATAGATGATACCAACAAGTCGGAGTTAAAATGTTCTCATTGCAAGAATATGTATGCGATTTGAAGAACACCTTGTTTATTGTACAAATTATTtagtattaaaataaataatagaatatTTATATAATCGATCCCAACTGATTTTAGGTGGAGGTGTAGTTGATTGACactaacaaaaaaatatatatatttgaaaaagaaaaatagttgggGAGGTTCGAAGTagcagaaaggaaaagaaaagagttggTGAGAGCTAAACTTTCAACCTCAAAATTGTGTGATAAAAAGTCTTAGGGCCCGTATGGCCATAAGAAaattttcaccttttttttttcaaatcttttCACTTTTTTCGGAATCAGTGTTTGTCgatgaaaatttcaaattttacttgaagttgaatttcgaaatttttggaaatttaaaaaactccaaaaaactatttcaaaattcacttcaaatgactcacaaaaattcaaaaacagttCCAAActgtattcatgtccaaacataactctaattttcaaatatcatttcacttaaaaataaatttcattttttcagaaattttacaattcttatgtccaaacgcccacttaccATTTACCTACAAGTCTCAATTAGGCATATGTATGGAAATTTTGGTTTTGGTCGGAAGTTCATAATTATGTCCTGAGCTCTAATTTATTTCTCGTCGAATATAAAGGATCTGCTGCTGATAAATACATTTGACAACTAATTCTCTTGAAAGTTCGATGATAGCAACTTAATGCACAAATGTCTTGTACCCTGAAATATAAGGCCACCTGCTGTGTTTCACAGGAAACTTAAGAATGTTTTGTCAAAATGGAGAAGGGCCGAATAGGCGAATATGGCAAAgctcaaaaaaaattaaaaaaaattaaggaatTCGGTACACTAAGCTCCTGTTATGCACGGGATCCGGAGCAAGGGCGGACTGactacaagggtctattgtatgcagtctTACCTTGCATCTTTACAAGAGGTTGTTTCTGCGGCTCGAATGACCTCCTGGTCACGTGGCAACAACTTTACCGGTTACACCAAGGCTCCCCTTGTAAAGAAAACTTAAAATGGAGCAGTCCGCTTTAACTAATGGATCTTTGCAAGTTAAAGAAACAACGCTtggaattttctttagaaatttCCTACTTTTGTTTGTTGAGGATTGTAGAGGAGGAGAAATGGGACAAATATCACTGTCTATCTGCCACAAAGGGTCATTCTTCAGGTTTCTAATGCATTATGCTAATGCATAAGTTCAGGCAGACAACTTTGTGTGTGTGCCATTGGAAACAAGACCATTAATTATCTAAACACAATATGTTCTCAAAACAAGATTTAAATTAGGCGCATTTACCACGTCTCTACAAGTACAAAATCTTCCCAACAAGTACTCCTGGTAAAAGCAAAGTTGGATCTTTTTGTTCTTCCAAACACCTATGATGAACAAGAGCAAGGAAAAACATCCTTTACCTTCCCAATGATCTGGCTTTCAAGTAAAGAATTAGGTCCTTTACGCCTTGCAGTCATAGCACCATAAATTACAGCTTCTATCAGGAAGTGAAACCAATTTGTTCATGTAAACCGTGCAAACGTCTTATTGCACAGCAATCTAACAAAATGGAAGGCCCGGGCTTAACTGACGGTAGCTAACTTCACAGTCTGAGCTTGATGCTACTTAATTTTCTCTGTGATGCTATTTTCCTAGTCGCCCCACGTTGATGTACCACCCAATCCAATTTCATCACTTGCTGATGACAATTGAATAGCAGCAGCACCAGTTACCAGattcttgttcttctttttcttttttgggaacGTAACCAAGCCTGCAGCTGCATCAACATTTTGGAGTGTGTTGTGATTCTTCCGACTACTAGTCAATGGATCTTCTGATGAATCAGGACCAAAAAGATCTGCAAAAGGAGTTTCTCCATCGTCAATGGCACTTGCTTTATGTTGTTTAGCCTTCTTACTAGACTTTTTAGCTGGTTCCTTATCCCTGACGGCAGTATCATTTTTGTTGGTTGATGCTTTCTCCTTCAAAACTTCACTCTTCTTCTGTTTTTTGCGCTTTTGTTCCTCTCTTGTGCCAAGTTCAACAGGTGGAACGCCAACGTCATAATTGGTTCTTTTTTCTGTTTGTACCAACTCCCTCTTACGATCAGAAGCGGCAATATCAAGATGACCACTTTCATTTTCAAAATCGACTCTCCCACCCTCTTCCTTTTTCACGGCATTTTCAATAGGTTTAGCATTGAGAATCTGCAAATTTGGCAGCTGTTTCTTGATCTGGTAAAACATAGTTAGTCAGTACATGATATTAAAGCTTGAGATCCAGGGAAAGACAGTATGCACTAACCTTTTTGGCCAAAGCTTCCTTTTCAGCAATGGGGTTCCCTTGTAGGTTTAAGTTTTTCAAGTTAACTAATGAAGAGAGCACCTACCACAAAGCCACACAACCACATATTCGCAAAAGCAAAAGTTTGAAGTAAGATAACTGTCAAAATAAGAAGAGGTAGGATACAAAGCAAACAAAGAGGAATTTGAGGGGGTATAAATGAGATCTGCAAAAATGACTACCTTCAAATCTGACCATTTCATGATAACATTGTTTCCAATGTCTAAGTTTTGTAGTTTTATATTAAAAGCCAACTCACTGGGAAGTGTCTGTAAACCATGGAGAGGatgcaaaattagaaaaataaacgACTTGCAGGTAATTCAGGAAGCCTCTGCAGTCTAACATAACTGATAATTAGCTATAGCACTTACCTTAATATCATTATGAGCAAGGCGTAGCTCCTTTAACTCGGTGAAGGATTTGAGTGAAGAGTCAATACCTTGTAGTTGGCAATTAGACAGAGACAACTAGAAGGCCAGTACACATATGGTGTTAGGACATAGTACACCATAATGAATTATCATGCAGTAGAAGATAAACGGGAAATGAAGAAGCGCTTACTTTTGTGATTGAGTTAATTTTGGCCAGACTCTGCCCAATTCCAGATATTGGATTTCTAGAAAGGACTGCAACAGAAACAAAAGGCAGAGGGACACTTTCAACTTAATTGATTGTACGGCAAAAATGAAACACAATCAGACTAATTTACTTTGACATTGAAATTCAGAAAGGCCAACAACTACACAAGTTAACGACTATTCATCTTGATGCAATATGTGGTGGAGGCACAAAAGGGCAACTAGAATCAATCAGCCATCACAGTCCAAGAGGACCAAAAGATAAACAGTTTTTTACAAGTCTAATTAGCACTAGCAATTTGCCAAATCATCTCCCAGGGCGAGTAACTACAGCCGCCTACACAACAGAAGTAACAAACAAGATTTCAGACAAGCCAATGGCGGCTAATAACAGCCTCTTGATCCCGTCAAGCCTTGTCAAACATCAAACATTCATGAATTTTCAGTATTCAGTACAAAAATCATCAACGAGTTGGTcgaacaaataaaaaagaaatgacaaaagggAAACTAAAAGAACACAAAAGATTGTTACTCTTATTCTTTatcattcttttattttctttgaacTAAACATGTACGATCCTATTCAACATGTAACTAACTACCAAAAACCTTGTTATCTTCTTGATTCCACACTCTGTTCTCTAAACAAATGATTGGGAGTTCAGCCAACTTCATACAATTCTTTAAGTTAACAGGTCAGTATCTCTATGGCTGAAACCTGTCTCATTTTTTACTTTACAACCAAATGCCTAGGCATATGAAACAATAGCAACTGAGGTACAAGGAGTTGAGATTTATTGTGGTATGTTCTTGTTCTCTTGAGTGGATCTTGGTGATATCATTGTAAGTTTAATCTCCAGAAGGGTCATCTGAATCAGTCACACTAATAGATACTTTGGATTTGTATTGCATAAGAGAGTATACTGAAACTCGCAAATATAAGCACTGGGAATCTGTTTACTGATCTGAGTAATGTTCGCGGAATAGCAAACAATATAGTACACCATGCTCAATTACGCACTAAGAATTGATcatgaaaatataaaattagAGATCGTGGAACCCATACCCAATGTATTCAGCTCTTGCATTTTATCAAGCTTGCAAATTGAAACAACGTCATTGTCTACCACAGAAAGGCAAAAGTAGGTCAGTATACAAAACTAACTATCCAGCAGATACTAAGCTCTGATGGAGAAAAACAGTGGTACATATACAGAACCTCACCATTCAAAATCAGTGCTCGCAAGTTCACAAGACCACTGACCTCGTTCATTGATTTGAGCTTGTTTTTTCCAGCATTCAGTACCTGATATAGCAAGGAATGGTATTAAAAGCCAAAGACTTTTTACCTCTTTTagatttaaaggctaaagacCCATCAGTTCAGTAGCCATCAACTGATGCTGTAAGCAATCCAAATTatggagaaaaaaagaagaaatattgtGAAACAATCACATGAGGTGAGTTTATGGAAGGGGATCTTAAAGGGAAAGAACAGGCTATAGCACTTTGACAATAAAATCATTAGCCGAAAAAGGATACTTTTTTCAGAGGATGTGTGGTAAGATGTGGCAATCCTGAAGGATGCATACTCACGGGTGGTGAATGATATGGCGTGGACCAATTATTTCGAATTATTTAAGAAGGTATAACCAGAAAATTATGCGGGATAAAAAAAATTCGGCGACCTTATAGGACTGAGTGGGATAGGTTGCGCAGTGCTTACAGAAAACATTAACCATATCCTTGGGGTAACAAAGGATTGCAAAAATCATTCAAGCGAAACTTTTTAGATGGAATTATCAGAGGGGTGGGAGAAGAGGAAGTGTAAAAGAATATGCTAAAAGTGAGTGGTATGAAAAGTACGCGTAACTACAGAAAACTTAAGGAGGAGGAGGCGAATCATCCTGAGTCTCGTGCAATACCCCTCTTGTTAATCATTATATCATCAGATCACTGATATGGAGCTTGGTTTTTTATATGTTTATTGTTTAATAAGTATTACCAAAGACAGTGATCAAGCATTATCTAACTTAAAGAGCAACACCGTTATGCCTCATCTGGCATATTTGGAATGCAAAAATACGAGATCATTCCATGATAGTGAAAATAATGTGAAGAGTATGTAGAATCTGGTTGCTCATTTATTTAAGAAACAAACAACAGGATAATGAACATACACGTGCTAAGTAGTAGGTCCCAACTATATAGATGGATATCAACACTCTTAAATGAAATTTTTATCCCCCCGCCCTTCCCCCCTCATAGggctgttcaaaaccgaaccgatggcttcttggcttattggtatcggattatcggGGTAATGGATGTGACGggttgagattttataattaacgacTTAATGGTTTGGGGatggattactcaattttcttatcggataaaccgttaaccgttaaaaattttatatttacacttttacccctatgtatataaacttGTTACCACATAGTTGCATAAGTACATAGAATGATAGAACTGTCTATAGCTAATGGCAGTTGTCTCTGGCTTCTCATGAATTATGAGTGGACATGAATTGAATTCCTCTCTGGTTTCATTACTTCGCTTACAATTAGAGTTTGAAGTTTGTCTGTAAGTGGGGTTTTCTAATTATTTTGTGGATAATAATGCTAATAGTATTGATTGTTCAAAAACTAACAGAGACAGTTTGAACTATGCATTTGGCCGTTTGGTATTGATTGTTCAAAAAATTTCTATTTGGTTTaaccgataaaccgcccgataatcgttaatccgataccaatccgcccgttGTCTTATTGAACGGCTAGcgaattactacatttataatccgataactgataagccgaaccgttaagcgtaattatccgtcagatccgcccgataagcaccccTACCCCCTCAAGCAGAAAAAAGAACTATAGTTGCTCATTTTGACAAGTGATATTATAGTTGCTCTATGCATGCCAATCTTCACTTGGATACGTATCATAACCAATCAATTTCCAAATGCCAAGAAGAGTTAAAACCGAGAAAGCAGTCTTTTGATAAGTATAAAGTTGGAGAATGATGGTATAAGCAAttggagagaaaaagagagaaaaacaatgtTATTCTTATCCTCTTAACACACAGGAAAGCAATCAAATGACAAGTGGTGCTGGAAATAAATGACGTGTAAATTGCATAAAAAAAATGTTGAAACTAGGAACTAAGACACTTAAGAATTGGCACACTCCAAACAAAATTACAATTTATCTTACTCACCTCTAAACTATATAATTCAACCAATAAGGACCACAAATACTCAAGTTGCCGGTCACGTAACTAAGGAAAGTGCATAAGAACTTAAATACTTGAACTTATAGTCTCTTTACTCAATAAGAAATGAGTAAGAATCATTTTTTAATGTATACGTGCCTTTATTGCTGTTGGTTTTATTCTTCCACTATTTTTTCTTCTTGTACTTTATTGCGTTTATCTAACATGTCCAGCGGTAGAATATGTATAATAAAGGCACCAATGGAGCACCATTATTCTTATTTTATCCCATCTTTATCTATAGCAAATGGTTTAGTGCACCGATtagcttctctttttcttttcttttttggataaGTCAACCCTCCTTGTAATCTTtaatctttggagaaaggtatTTACAAAGAAGGCTAAAAGATAATGGAGATACACACACACATGCGTGTGTGTGAATGTAGTGTATatgttatgtatatgtatatgcatATGTAAAGGACAGCAGACAACAGGAAAGAGGGAACTACAGTGATCACAAATTTCACCTGGATAAGTGGTCTAAAGTTCTATTACCAAAGCACCAAGATGGACTGGGTATCAAGGATTTAGCTTTATAGAATAAATGCTTGTTAATGCAGTGGCTATGGAGGTACTCTCAGGAGAATAAATACCTGTGGAAGGAAGTTGTCAATGCCAAGCATGGCGTAGAGAACCATTGTTGCACTAAACAATCAAGAGCGCCACATGAAGTTGGAGCTTGGAAGCATATCTGTAAGCTCAGGGAGGAGTTCTCACAGAATATGCACTTTGTAGTTGGGAATGGACAGCATATCAAGTTGTGGAAGGATAAGTGGCTGGGCAGCACAACTTTAATGAATGCCTATCCTGCAATGTACCAGAGAGCCAGAGAGCCTGACTCAACAATATACCAGAACAGGGAAGACAACACTTGGAACATAATTTACAGAAGGAACCTGCAAGGTTGGGAATTTGAGGAATTGCTCAGACTACTGGCCGCTCTAAATAGTTTCTCTAGCAACCAATTAGTACCAGACCAGCTCAGATGGGGACCTACACAAGCAGGAAGATATTCAGTGAAAGCAGCCTACAAGTTAGAGGGAACTCATAATGCAATCACCGACCAGTGGCCATGGAAGCTAATTTGGAAAGTCAAACTACCACCTAAAGTTATCTGCTTCAATTGGACTGCACTTCATGGAGCTTGCCTAACAGAGGATAACTTGGCCAGAAGGAACTTCCCTATTGCTAATAGATGCTATATGTGCCCGAGGAATGCAGTCTCACACGGTCACCTCTTTCTACATTGCACAGTAGCAGCAGATCTTTGGAATATATTTATATCTCTTTTTGGACACAGATGGGTCATGCCACAAAACTTCAGGGAAGCTTTTGAGAGCTGGAGCCTTTGGAAAGTTGATAGCTCCATCAGGAAAATATGGAAGATGACACCTGCAGCCATTTCTTGAAGTATCTGGAATGAAAGGAATAGAAGGTGTTTTGATGGGATATCAATGGTGTCCAGTCTCTCAAACCTATCTGCCTAGTGTATTTCTTTAGTTGGACTTATTTAACCCCTGTAGGTTCTCCTGATAGTTATTTGAACTTTGTTAGCTCCCTAGTATTAAGCTGATTTTTTTGCCTTTTTGTATTGGAGATAGCAACTTTCATTACTTTTGTAACTATTCTGCATCTTCTTGGTGCCATCAATGAAACCAATTActtcatccaaaaaaaaaatgacagCAGGATAGTTTAGTAGAATAGAAAATATTCAACTTCCCATGTTACTCCAAGTTTcaaatttcaggttattcagtTTCCACTTCTTGAGATGTCTCACAGGCTGTAGCATAATCTGACATTTTAACACACACAAGTTTATGAAATCGGAGAGCTCATAGATAACAATAACGATAGCAAGCTAGAAAATCCATTTTAAAAAGTAATCAAAAGCAGAAAATTCATTAACAAATTATGCATATAGAATCATACACTGTAAACAAACTCATTACTACCCTCTTTACCAGTGAAATAGCTCACAATTAAAAGGATAAAAAGGGCAGCAAAAAGGGAATCAAAGTGCACAACTCACAGTGAGTTTAATAAGCCCTTCAATCCCTTTCAAGCTCTGAAGTTTGTTTTGTACAACAGACAGCCACTTCAAATTCACACATAACTTCAACCCCTAAAATTTCATTAACAAAAATTGAATCCTCAAATCTTAGCACCCAAAAATAAAGAGACAAAAaaagtttgtttgttttttttgtttaattaccTCAAgtgaagttaaattattaaagccAAGATCAAGCCTCTGCAAATTCTTGAACTCGCTCAAACACGAAACCTGCGTAGAAAAATGAAACCTTGAAATGCAACACTATGAGATAAGAAAATTGGATTTTTTTGTGAGAGATTGGAAATTTATAAATATACATCAGAAAGAGCTTTGTGAGTAAGGGAAAGAGAAGTAATGGAGTTTGGGTCAGTGGTGTTGTTGTCTTCCAACACTTGCTTCCAGCTCAACACTGCCATGGATAACGGTGTGCCTGGGATTAGGGTTTTAGTCGTAACCTTTTGATGGACACGAAAATCAGTGTTAACCTATACGTCGCTCATTCAACCAGCGAACTGtcataaattattattattattattatcacaacattttttgtattattatttattttagtttattGTATTGTATCAAATTCTCATGAACGGAAAATCGATCCAAcccgaaaaccaaaccaaaccaattaagtaaaccgatatttattttgatttggattggttttggttttaaattttaaaaaccgataatatttggtttggttttggttctatTATAAAAAACCGAAAATTAAACAGAACCAAATCGattaattatatacaaaatttaataattatttatatacaatataatatctttttctaaataattttaaatattttatgcaatttaattgttattttgaattttggtttatCCTACTTATATCTTAAAAGATTGCCTAAACCCAAAACAATAGGAATCGaccaattttcttttccttaagagACTTTAATTCTCTAACCCTCCGCACATACTTTTGCCCAACATAAGAGTTAAAAAAAATCTACCATAAGAGTAAAGAAAGCAAACTCAAATTGCAGGACTACAGTGGCTAAAGCTTGAGAAAGCAaacttttagtttatttttttgttcattcttttcatataaagaggtaaataaactttcagttccgaaaaaaaatatataaaagtataaATTTAGCAAATTATTTTCAGATCATTGTCTAGTGTTGTTTCACTATTATCGACTTATTATTAGCTTACTAAGAACCGAAAAACAGAACCAAACCAATGCCAACCAAACCGATGGTTTgtatttaatttggtttggttttaaaattttaaaaaccgattaaattggtttggttttggttttaatcaaaaaccGATTAAATCGAACCGTGAATACCCCTAATTATAAATTATTGCATTACTAATAGATGCTTTACAATCCTTATATTAAAATTGTCGCATACGATCCATAGATTATTAATAATTGCATAAATTTTTCTGTAATTAGATGTATTAGCAAAATAAGTTCAATATAAAATTATCATAAACTAATACAATGATTGGGTGGATTATAAAAAGGAATCCCACCATAATTAATGCAGCACTGGGTTGATCGTACAAAAAATAATACATGCATAACTCGATACAATGTTTGACTAGTGGTATTAAATAATACTGATATTATATTATGTGAAaacttatatataaaaataaaaataagagtgcgtataattgcaatatttcaaaataaatatgTCCTTGAACTTGAAGTAGACCTTAAAGTAAAAGTAAGTAACCGCTATATAACAACTTTTTACTATTAATTATGAATaactatttattaattattacataATAATTTCTTTGTTATATTTTACCACATAAATACTTTTTATATTTATAATCCCTGAATAATTAACATGACAACCAAACAACTCCTAAACGCATTCAATTCCAAACAAGATGAAGTTGAAGTGACTGTTTATTGGCCTTTTTGTTTGtatctttaaaaaaaagtaaTTGCAGACATATAAATTTtgttgaaattaaatttgtaaaataattctgactatattttaaattcaagatttattagttcaaataaatttattgggctaatataatttGATTAGTTATATAAGTTcaatatatatagattaaataaataagtctgaATTCATTGGGCTACCCATTCAACTGGTTACATGTGATGAACCAACTTTATTAGGCCCAAGATGTTATCTTCCTAGAGGCTCAGTTTGGTGTCACGTGTCAAATGATATAGCATGCCAAGTCAAacagaagagccaataggatcatgccacgtgtcaaaataaCAAGGCATGCCATgtcacattaaaaggccaatgaaatcgcgccacatgtgcaagtgacatgttctggtcaatcaaatgcggccttgttaCACATcgatttgattggtcggaaagagtttgttcttatcataactctttccttccacaactataaataggggtcttcataacccaaaaaaatatcataaattataacaagaaacaagaaagagctcgtgtatcaaacgctgcaaattcctccacaagtttcaaagttcaagcaatcaagttcaagctcaagaacgaagaacaaatcaagttcaagctcaagaacgaagaacaaatcaagctcaagctcaaaagcccttgaatttatttgctattggaaagaagaatcggaagattcatagagattgtaacactcaaatatttgaaatcaaatactacgatcgTTGCAATAGTTCTCGa is from Nicotiana tabacum cultivar K326 chromosome 18, ASM71507v2, whole genome shotgun sequence and encodes:
- the LOC107786292 gene encoding uncharacterized protein LOC107786292 isoform X2, whose protein sequence is MVLYAMLGIDNFLPQVLNAGKNKLKSMNEVSGLVNLRALILNDNDVVSICKLDKMQELNTLVLSRNPISGIGQSLAKINSITKLSLSNCQLQGIDSSLKSFTELKELRLAHNDIKTLPSELAFNIKLQNLDIGNNVIMKWSDLKVLSSLVNLKNLNLQGNPIAEKEALAKKIKKQLPNLQILNAKPIENAVKKEEGGRVDFENESGHLDIAASDRKRELVQTEKRTNYDVGVPPVELGTREEQKRKKQKKSEVLKEKASTNKNDTAVRDKEPAKKSSKKAKQHKASAIDDGETPFADLFGPDSSEDPLTSSRKNHNTLQNVDAAAGLVTFPKKKKKNKNLVTGAAAIQLSSASDEIGLGGTSTWGD
- the LOC107786292 gene encoding uncharacterized protein LOC107786292 isoform X1; the encoded protein is MAVLSWKQVLEDNNTTDPNSITSLSLTHKALSDVSCLSEFKNLQRLDLGFNNLTSLEGLKLCVNLKWLSVVQNKLQSLKGIEGLIKLTVLNAGKNKLKSMNEVSGLVNLRALILNDNDVVSICKLDKMQELNTLVLSRNPISGIGQSLAKINSITKLSLSNCQLQGIDSSLKSFTELKELRLAHNDIKTLPSELAFNIKLQNLDIGNNVIMKWSDLKVLSSLVNLKNLNLQGNPIAEKEALAKKIKKQLPNLQILNAKPIENAVKKEEGGRVDFENESGHLDIAASDRKRELVQTEKRTNYDVGVPPVELGTREEQKRKKQKKSEVLKEKASTNKNDTAVRDKEPAKKSSKKAKQHKASAIDDGETPFADLFGPDSSEDPLTSSRKNHNTLQNVDAAAGLVTFPKKKKKNKNLVTGAAAIQLSSASDEIGLGGTSTWGD